The following DNA comes from Alphaproteobacteria bacterium.
GAGCGAAGGCCGCCCCGGCGCTGCCGCGGCCGGGCTCGGCAGTGCCGCCGCCGCGGCCGCGGCACCCACCACCCTCATGAAAGTTCTGCGACGCATCCCTCGATGGCCAATAAATTAACCCGGTCAACCGTAGCCGTTCGTGCGGTCAGTCGTTCCCGCTTCGCAGCCCTCAGATCTTCTCAATTCGGGCGGCGCACTTCTTGAAGTCCACCTGCCCCGACACGGGATCCCAAACCCGGCTGGTAATGCCGTTGGCCAGCCATTTGTTCTTCTTGGGATCGGCGCTGTCCGCCACCGAGAGGTTCCAGGGCCCGAACATGTAGCCCCGGGGTACGCTGTTGCGGGCCGGCTTGACCAGGCTGTTGGTACCGACCTGGGCCCGGGCTTCGAGCGATCCCCGGCGCGTCACCACGCGCACCTTGTCGCCATCCTTGATGCCCAGATCCTTGGCGTCGTCGTCGTGCATCTCGACGTACATTTCCGGCACCAGGCGGCGGGTGGTGGGGCTGCGGTTGGACTTGGCCGTATGGAAGTGCTCGTAGACCACGCCCAGCCCCATCCAGTAGGGATATTTGTCCTTGGGCACCTTGTCCCAGCGCGTGCCGCGGAAATCCTCGTCCGGCATATCCGGCGTCAGCCCCTTGTCACGAGCCTCGACCATCAGATCGATGTGGTCGATGGTGTAAAGTTCCTCCTCGACACCGAACTGCATCAATTTCTCAGTCGCCGCCGCACGGTCGGAATAGTCCTGGCGGCAGAGTTTCATGTGCACCTTGCCGTCTTTGGTGCGGAAGTAGCCGTAGGGCCGGTTCTCCCAGCTTCCTTCCTGCATCATGAAGCGGCGCTTGGTGCCGCCGTTTTGAGCGGTCTCGTAGCTCGGCGCCGGCCATTGGATGCCGCGCAGCTCCTTGAGCTGCTCGTAGGGCGATATCTTGTCCAGTTTCTCGACGTCCAGAATGCCGGTGAGATCGGTGTCCGTGCCGGCCGAGGCGCGGATCACGTCGCGGAAAATCTCTTCGGGGTCGTAGAAGCCGTCGTCGCCCCGCTTGTAGGGCAGGACCTTTTCCATATCCAGCCCCAGCAGCGTGCCGATCTCCTTAGCCTTGTCGATGACCATGTCCAGGTCGGGCAGGCATCCCTTGGGCGGCTCGGCGGCCTTTTCACAAAGATTGATACGCCGTTCCGAGGAGATGTAGACGCCCGCCACCTCGCCCCAGGTGGCGGCTGGAAAGATCACGTCGGCATAAAGATTGTTGGGCGCGTGGCGATAGATTTCCTGCACCACGTTGAAGGTCTTGGCCAGCGCCGGGCGCACCAGATTGTACTGGTCGGGCAGATCGATGTGCGTGGCGTAGACCAGGAACATGGCCTTGACCTCGTCCTTCAGCGCCCGCTCCATCATGCCCACGGCATAGCCCGGGTTCTTGGAGTTCATGGCGTTGACCAGATTGGCCTCGGGCACGCGCCAGCTTTTGGCCATGTGCTTGCGATGGGTAGCGTCCGAGAGCGGTTTGTTGAAGGGCAGCCGCCCCGTCAAGCCACCGGTGAAACGCTCGCCCATGGCGTTGGGCTGTCCGGTCATGGAAAAGGGGCCGCAGCCGGGCTTGGCCAGATTGCCGGTCAGCGTCAGCAGGTTGATGATCGAGATGACGTTGTGCTGGCCGTGGACGTGCTGGTTGTAGCCGATACCCCACATGATGATGACGCCGCCATAGCCGCCTTTCTGCTTGCCCCGGGCCCTGGCCAAACGCTTGCGCGTGGCATCGGCGAACATGCCGGCGACGCGGCGGATGAGGGCCGGCGAGACGTCGTGATTGGGCCCGCCCATGCGATCCTGCACCTGTTCGGGGCTGTAATCCTCGCGGCACGCTTTGACGTATTCCTGCCAGCCGGTGGCATGCTCCT
Coding sequences within:
- a CDS encoding molybdopterin-dependent oxidoreductase — encoded protein: MKRSKRTLSRRDLLKTGAFVSASASAAGAGLLVGANPELEIASAEAAETEDERTTAIAQCPYCGVGCGTIIQVEKGKIVSMRPDKDHPTNFGLQCIKGLTAAEPMYVDRMEGDPYVRKDVWKEWKKSGHGDLDFVSQTKDSFDEEHFQRVPYHDASEMVAHKIAHFAKKYGGNSVALYGSGQLTMEGQYLENLFLKGVLGSNTIEANARMCMTSAVTGYFATLGSDTPPLAYEDIEMCDMIMHFGHNARESHPIIFWRAADYKRKKNIPSVVVDPRRTGTLTGYEDVNPDNTVHVPILNGDISFLNAMAHVLLKDHDDVIDWDFVKEHATGWQEYVKACREDYSPEQVQDRMGGPNHDVSPALIRRVAGMFADATRKRLARARGKQKGGYGGVIIMWGIGYNQHVHGQHNVISIINLLTLTGNLAKPGCGPFSMTGQPNAMGERFTGGLTGRLPFNKPLSDATHRKHMAKSWRVPEANLVNAMNSKNPGYAVGMMERALKDEVKAMFLVYATHIDLPDQYNLVRPALAKTFNVVQEIYRHAPNNLYADVIFPAATWGEVAGVYISSERRINLCEKAAEPPKGCLPDLDMVIDKAKEIGTLLGLDMEKVLPYKRGDDGFYDPEEIFRDVIRASAGTDTDLTGILDVEKLDKISPYEQLKELRGIQWPAPSYETAQNGGTKRRFMMQEGSWENRPYGYFRTKDGKVHMKLCRQDYSDRAAATEKLMQFGVEEELYTIDHIDLMVEARDKGLTPDMPDEDFRGTRWDKVPKDKYPYWMGLGVVYEHFHTAKSNRSPTTRRLVPEMYVEMHDDDAKDLGIKDGDKVRVVTRRGSLEARAQVGTNSLVKPARNSVPRGYMFGPWNLSVADSADPKKNKWLANGITSRVWDPVSGQVDFKKCAARIEKI